A single Lolium perenne isolate Kyuss_39 chromosome 6, Kyuss_2.0, whole genome shotgun sequence DNA region contains:
- the LOC127306434 gene encoding uncharacterized protein — protein MAQQQQHAGSASGSASASSSSSGLHLTASPFGDTTHTKLFVGGLAWETTSERLRRFYDPFGEILEAVVISDRHSGRSKGYGFVTFRDPESATKACEDPSPVIDGRRANCNLASLGRAQPSTPLGRPRSAGSYFGVPVPRGVYVGGYGQHRPLPFGYYQGFTPVPQYSYSTYGTEYIYPQGTLNPYVGQQFVPVYGVSTAAANTANQPFSQLSPSISGGFSGYPTMHGYNMPGNHFVHLTGSNFNNSSPTHRPTIQAPFLVAPVPSHPHLVVPAHSPQFTQASGSDQRAS, from the exons AtggcgcagcagcagcagcacgcgGGGTCGGCGTCCGGCTCGGCGTCGGCGTCGAGCTCCAGCTCCGGGCTGCACCTCACCGCCTCGCCCTTCGGGGACACCACCCACACCAAGCTCTTCGTCGGCGGCCTCGCCTGGGAGACCACCAGCGAGAGGCTCCGCCGCTTCTACGACCCCTTCGGGGAAATCCTCGAGGCCGTCGTAATCTCCGACCGCCACTCCGGCCGCTCCAAGGGATACGGCTTC GTGACCTTCCGCGATCCCGAGTCTGCAACCAAGGCCTGCGAGGACCCGTCGCCTGTGATCGACGGCAGGCGGGCCAACTGTAACCTCGCGTCGCTAggtcgcgcccagccctccacgCCTCTTG GGCGGCCCAGATCAGCTGGCTCCTACTTTGGTGTTCCCGTTCCAAGGGGCGTTTATGTAGGGGGGTACGGTCAGCACCGACCACTTCCATTTGGGTACTACCAGGGATTCACGCCGGTTCCACAATACAG TTACTCCACATATGGGACCGAGTACATCTATCCACAG GGTACATTAAACCCATATGTTGGTCAGCAATTTGTTCCAGTTTATGGAGTCTCAACTGCGGCGGCTAATACTGCTAACCAGCCATTTAGCCAATTGAGCCCATCGATTTCTGGTGGGTTCAGTGGTTATCCGACGATGCATGGTTACAATATGCCAGGAAATCATTTTGTTCATCTCACTGGGTCAAACTTTAATAATTCATCTCCAACACATCGTCCCACCATTCAGGCTCCCTTTTTAGTAG
- the LOC127306435 gene encoding 3-hydroxy-3-methylglutaryl-coenzyme A reductase 1 encodes MVARRIAGRIAAARRALPMRITNGLAMASLLLSSCDLLRLCSHPDRHLSFPLGGREFVTVVCQLGSVLYLISLIAIPLAHSDAPPASSPAAPPITPNSKPDRPVDGDEEIVAAVVSGALPSHRLEAQLKDCRRAARLRREALRRITGRGVEGLPFDGMDYQAILGQCCEMPVGFVQLPVGVAGPLLLDGRHYHVPMATTEGCLVASVNRGCRAIAASGGAASVLLRDAMSRAPVIKLPTAKRAAELKMFVEEPANFQALAAQFNKSSRFGRLQGIQCALAGRNLYMRFTCSTGDAMGMNMVSKGVENVLGYLLNNFPDMDVISISGNYCSDKKPTAVNWIEGRGKSVVCEATIKGSAVQSVLKTTVEKLVELNIVKNLAGSAVAGALGGFNAHASNIVTALFIATGQDPAQNVESSQCITMLEAVNDGNDLHISVTMPSIEVGTVGGGTCLASQSACLNLLGVKGPNHDSPGANAKLLATIVAGSVLAGELSLLAALAAGQLVKSHMKYNRSSKDVAKAAS; translated from the exons ATGGTCGCGCGCCGGATCGCCGGCCGCATCGCGGCCGCGCGCCGGGCCCTCCCGATGCGGATCACCAACGGCCTCGCCATGGCCTCGCTCCTGCTCTCCTCCTGCGACCTCCTCCGCCTCTGCAGCCACCCGGACCGCCACCTCAGCTTCCCCCTCGGCGGCCGCGAGTTCGTCACCGTCGTCTGCCAGCTCGGCTCCGTCCTCTACCTCATCAGCCTCATCGCCATCCCCCTCGCGCACTCCGACGCGCCGCCCGCCAGCTCGCCTGCGGCTCCGCCCATCACCCCGAATTCAAAGCCCGACCGGCCGGTCGACGGCGACGAGGAGATCGTGGCCGCCGTGGTGTCCGGGGCGCTCCCGTCGCACCGCCTCGAGGCGCAGCTCAAGGACTGCCGCCGCGCCGCCCGGCTGCGGCGGGAGGCGCTGCGCCGGATCACTGGGcggggcgtcgaggggctcccgtTCGACGGGATGGACTACCAGGCCATCCTCGGCCAATGCTGCGAGATGCCCGTCGGGTTCGTGCAGCTGCCCGTCGGGGTCGCCGGCCCGCTGCTCCTGGACGGCCGCCACTACCACGTCCCCATGGCCACCACCGAGGGCTGCCTCGTCGCCAGCGTCAACCGCGGGTGCAGGGCCATCGCCGCGTCCGGGGGCGCCGCCAGCGTGCTGCTCAGGGACGCCATGTCCCGCGCGCCCGTCATCAAGCTGCCCACCGCCAAGCGGGCCGCCGAGCTCAAGATGTTCGTCGAGGAGCCTGCCAATTTTCAGGCGCTGGCTGCCCAGTTCAATAA ATCAAGCAGATTTGGTAGACTTCAAGGTATTCAGTGTGCACTAGCTGGAAGAAACCTTTACATGAGGTTCACCTGCAGTACTGGTGATGCTATGGGGATGAATATGGTGTCCAAAGGTGTCGAGAATGTCTTGGGATATCTGCTGAACAACTTCCCCGACATGGACGTCATCAGCATATCTG GTAACTACTGTTCAGATAAGAAGCCTACTGCTGTAAATTGGATAGAAGGTCGGGGGAAATCTGTTGTTTGTGAGGCTACAATTAAAGGAAGTGCCGTACAGAGTGTTCTAAAGACAACCGTGGAAAAACTTGTCGAGCTTAACATTGTCAAAAATCTTGCTGGATCAGCTGTAGCTGGAGCTCTTGGAGGTTTCAATGCTCATGCAAGCAATATCGTAACTGCCCTATTCATTGCGACTGGCCAAGATCCTGCGCAAAATGTTGAAAGCTCGCAGTGCATCACCATGTTGGAGGCAGTGAATGACGGAAATGATCTCCACATCTCTGTGACCATGCCGTCCATTGAG GTTGGCACAGTCGGGGGTGGAACTTGCCTTGCCTCACAGTCCGCCTGTTTGAACCTGCTTGGTGTGAAAGGTCCCAATCATGACTCACCCGGTGCAAATGCTAAACTTTTGGCCACCATTGTAGCTGGCAGCGTACTCGCCGGCGAGCTCTCCCTCCTCGCTGCTCTAGCCGCTGGCCAGCTTGTGAAGAGCCACATGAAGTACAACCGATCCAGCAAAGATGTTGCCAAGGCTGCTTCTTGA